The proteins below are encoded in one region of Pelagibacterium flavum:
- a CDS encoding DUF1624 domain-containing protein — protein sequence MTSISPASRPRIAAIDVARGVAIVAMIIYHFSWDLAFLGFVNFDPTQSLPWVIFQKLIVGTFIFLTGVSLVLGHGETIRWRPFWRRFAIILGAALLISAGTYAFNPGTFVYFGVLHAIALFSLMGLAFLTTPLALVIELAVILIGLQLFIQSPLFGEKLWSWIGLWDAPPPSEDLVPIFPWFGVALLGIAATRWAISSGVTDRLAQFKGTSAPSRALAKLGRWSLVIYVLHQPILIGILMGLASLTGISETRRAENFLSSCQSSCLQSAPDAAYCTAYCACTLDRIEADTLWPMLEAPQRTPEQDIALSDLTNQCAAEVLDEMLLAPEAE from the coding sequence ATGACATCGATTTCCCCCGCCTCCCGCCCGCGCATCGCCGCCATCGACGTCGCGCGCGGCGTCGCCATCGTCGCGATGATCATCTACCATTTCTCATGGGATCTGGCGTTTCTGGGCTTCGTCAATTTCGACCCCACCCAGTCGCTCCCTTGGGTGATCTTCCAGAAACTGATCGTCGGCACCTTCATTTTTTTGACCGGCGTGTCCCTCGTCCTCGGCCACGGCGAAACCATCCGCTGGCGCCCCTTCTGGCGCCGCTTCGCCATCATCCTCGGCGCCGCGCTCCTCATCTCTGCGGGCACGTACGCCTTCAATCCCGGCACCTTCGTTTATTTCGGCGTCCTGCACGCCATAGCGCTGTTTTCCCTCATGGGCCTCGCCTTCCTCACGACCCCGCTCGCGCTCGTCATCGAGCTGGCCGTCATCCTCATCGGCCTGCAACTGTTCATCCAGAGCCCGCTGTTCGGCGAAAAGCTCTGGTCCTGGATCGGCCTCTGGGATGCGCCGCCCCCCAGCGAAGATCTGGTCCCCATCTTCCCTTGGTTCGGCGTCGCCCTCCTCGGCATCGCCGCCACCCGCTGGGCTATCAGCAGCGGCGTCACGGACCGCCTCGCCCAATTCAAGGGTACCTCAGCGCCCTCTCGCGCCCTGGCCAAACTCGGCCGCTGGAGCCTCGTCATCTACGTCCTGCACCAGCCCATCCTCATCGGCATCCTCATGGGCCTTGCCTCCCTCACCGGCATCAGCGAAACCCGCCGCGCCGAAAACTTCCTCTCAAGCTGCCAGTCCAGCTGCCTCCAATCCGCCCCCGACGCCGCCTACTGCACCGCCTACTGCGCCTGCACCCTCGACCGCATCGAAGCCGACACCCTCTGGCCCATGCTCGAAGCCCCCCAGCGCACCCCCGAACAGGACATCGCCCTGAGCGACCTCACCAACCAATGCGCCGCCGAAGTGTTGGACGAAATGCTGCTGGCGCCTGAGGCGGAGTAG